gctccggcttcctcccaccatacaaagacatgcagcttgtggggataggttaattggataatccaaattgccactaggtgtgaatgtgaatggttgtctgtccctgtgtgttagccctgcgacagactggcgacccgtccagggtgtaccctgcctctcgccctatgacagctgggataggctccagcgcccccgtgaccctgaaaaggataagtgcatggatggatgggggGAAGAAAAGGGGTCACTCAGTCCCACAGATGTCCAGGTTTAAATTCCCCTGAGCTGATTGGAGCTGATCGTCCTCACGTGTTAGGGATTCCTGACTTTATCGTACTGACATCACCACAGGAAGGACAGACGTGCTGTCAGGTGTGTCACCATGACACAAATGAAATATAATTTAGAAGTAACTGAAAGTAATACTTAGAACTTTTAATCCCAGTCTGTGCTCATAACAGCAGATTCATTGATTCTTTACAGTAATCTGATCGTCACTTTGTGCTAACACAGttaatataaatatacatacagCGGACGCATGCACATTTATTACTGTACATTTCTTTACAACAGTCACACGGACTCTTCAGAAGAACCGAGGTCATGATGTCATCTGTAATCCATAACCAGGAGTGAGGAGACGCTCTCGGGCTCCAGGCGAGGTTCAGTGGAGCCGTGAGTGCTCGGTGCTTTTGCGACCACTAGCTGCCCGTTGTGTTGCTGTTGTGGTGGTGATGACTGTAAGTGTGTTAGGTCGTGGACACGTGCAGAGCAGAGAGAGTCGACGCGTCGGAGAGCAGGTGTGACAGACCTTTGTGTTTACAGTGAAGTCTCCCTGAAATGTGATGTTTGCAGCTGGAAGCATCAGTAAAGGAGGTCCTGCTGGCTGTGTGTCTGCAGCTAACACAAACTCAACACGTTCTTTAAATATCCTGTTAAACTCTCCTTTAGTTTTAGGATGAAATGAGGCTCCAAAGTGAACCAGCGCATGTTGTAGCACCAGTTACCCAAAATCCTGTGAACTTCCAACAAGTATGGAATAAccagaggtggcaaaagtacaCTTAAAGAATACTCCAGTAAAAGctgaagtactgattcaacCTCTTTACTCAAGTCAAAGTAAAAAAGTACCggctctgaaatgtaacataagaaataaaaacatagcTCCGCTGGTCTGATGCAAAGGGAACCGAACCTTGTGTCTATattaatgtaaacagaaaagTGAGTACATGaaagtggggggtggggggagccTAACATCAGTTGTAAGGGCTCAGCGTGGGGAAAGTGCTTTGGCGTAACCAGCAGCTGGGGGAGCGCCTCGTCTCCTCGCCTCTTCTCCTCACCTCGTCTCCTCGCCTCGCCTCCTCGcctctttctcctttctcttttccgTCCCCCGGTCTCCTACGTTGTGGTTGTACAAactcaaatttttaaaaataaataaataaaaacctttaatAGATTCTGACTCGTGGACCATTGTAAGAAATGCTGTAATGGTCCAGTTGGGAAAATAACTCTGGCAGTTCTGATCGTGACGCTGTTGGACTGATTCAAAAACATGAGGACTGACATGTAAGCTTTAAATGAGCACTTGAAGCTCTCTCCTTCCTTTCTCATCTTTCTCGAGTTAGTTTCGTTTCTCTGTGAGTTGGACCTTTAGCTGCCAGACACACTGACAGCATAgaaacagtttgtttgttaagctgaTGCACCTGAAATTACCTGCAAACGCGTTGCTTCCTTTCTGCTCCCTGGTCAGTATTACTAGCTTCAGAGGATCAGTGAGCGCAGCATATGAACATCTGACCACGTGGATCATGCATAAATTGTCCTGTTGCCTCTTCCACCCCCCTGTCCCTAAATTTCCAGTGTTTCATGTTTGTCAGTGTGTTACTGTACCAGCTGTGTATCGAATGCACACAAattaaaatgcataaataaatatataaaagatgAAGTAAAGGAGTAAAACTGTTGTGAACATGTTCATAGCAACACTCCATTCACATGCTGCTGAATCATCGTCATCATTATTAGTCATCACTGCTCCTCATTCTCACACAGCAAAGATGGATTCAGCCTCCTATAATCTGTATTTACAGCATACAGCAGATGTCAGCTAACATCTAAAACAGCATTAAGTTATGAAATTCTGGATTGTAGACTCTTACAGTTCAGAATCTTTAAATAAAGTGACAAACAAGAAAACGGTGCAGCTGATCGGACCCTGTTCAGCTGGGAAACAGTAAAGACGCGAAATCCTTGTTTTGTTGCTCGAGGAAAGCTGAGCTCAGTCAGTCACAGCAGCTTCACCGGCTCACGGTTCATTTGATCGTTTCATCCTTCTCGGCGTCTTGAGGCAAAAGCAGAGCTCAAACAGAACATTTTAGCTCCCTGCATCGTTCATTGGTTTTACTGTAGGTTTCACTGAGTCCGCCTGGAGAAGAACTCGTTGGCACTAAGAACGAGCCAATAACAGGTCATTTTAAACTGAACTGTGCAAATAAAAAGGTTTAAACTCTTCAGGAAACGACTCTGCCGACGCCTCTGGTGTGTCGGCCGCACAGCCGTCGTCCTGTTCACAGCGTGTGTGAGTGCAGTCGAACAATGAATCCATCCTCAGTTTAGTCAGTGTTTGCGTGCACGCTGCCTCCGCCTTGCTCTGCACCACCTGCAGGGCGGTGCTCCTGGTTTTCTAAAAGAAAagcagacaaaacatttttctcagaaacgaTCCAACAGCGATTTCTCGACTGTGAAACAGATGAATGTAGGTTTTAATCCTCTTCACCAGAGTGTGTGCAGCACAGTTAGAGCTGTAAGTATCTGGACATCAAACACTTCTCATTTTCTATTCAGTGTCTGTTCACCATCACAGTGACTCAAACAGTTAAGGTGTGACCAAAGTGCTgctttaaaattacatttttattcatatttctaCAGACTGTCAATGTCTGCTAACTCGGTGCAGCACAGACACGAACACTACCTGCTCCATCTAGAAGGTTTTGGTCCACGTTGTCTCGATGTGCATCTCCCCACTCATCTGTGGAAACAGCACATCAGAGTGTAGCTGCTGAGTGTGTCAGTCATCTTATCTcattgtgtttgtgagtgagcCAAAGTCCAAACCTTCATCCTGTGGATCCTCGTCGTCTCTGCTCCCTTCATTTGCTGCCTCTTGAGATTctaacaaaatcaaagaaacaATGGTTGACAAACATTAAAGAACTGTGACATGTGACACGCTGTCTTTGGATGTGAGAGCTCCGAGACCCTCACGCTGCAGGATCACTCTTTGCATGACTACCAGAGTCCCTTCCAGCTGATTTCAGGGGTTCCTTCTCTCCATGACGAGTTTAATTTTGAAATATAGCCGTCTGCACAGTGTTGGTAACACCATCATGGTCTCTACCATATATTTCTAAATATGTCACTATTTCCCAGGCGTTCCAGATGTTGAACCTCTGCTGTGAGAGCACCAGGACCGCCTCCCCCCTTCTTACCTTCTTGGAGCTCCATTTGTTGGTCTGCATGGTTTTCACCTCCTGGCTGTTCTACACCAGAAACAAAGCAAAGCTCTTCAGTCAAGAATCAACTGTGGAGCTGTGACCCTCCAATCGTGTCATCATAGATCTTTTTGACCTCACTGCAGAATTACCTCCATTCAGTTGTCCGTTGGATTCATCGCCAGATTTGCAGCctaaaagcaaaagcagaggAAAAAGGTTAGGAGCAGGAAACACTAAATAACTGAAGTGCTGTGAGAAAAATATTGTTTCATTTGGAAAGTCAAATATGGATGTGGGAAGAAACAGCCAGATCCTGACTGGTTCACCAAAGATctgacagaagttaagctcgaATCTAACTCAGTTACGGTcactgtcacttcctgttttattttgtaatccTGGATATGTTATGCCTCTGTGTCTTGACTAACAGTCTTGTTAGTAACAGTGGCTGTATCCCAactcagggtctgcagccttaaaggcgcattttaaggccgattacgtcacagcgacgcgacgaaggctgtcccaattcgaaggctgctcgaaatgcggccctcaaatgcgtccttcatttccctgaattttaaggctgtggcagtgtagacttcgtggcccaacatatctcagaatgcatagcgcggcggtgggtgtggataattttgccgataaaaaacggcggatgaggggcgcccAAAGAGTGAactttaagtactgaatatgatgtcacttatttatgtgcaaatgtttaataacgaagagcattaaaacattactgttggccacatgtcggcaaagtcatgtgacattagtgacgtttgtactaacttggttttaaagcctttactttaaaatacacgccgttcaatagctgagcttcatctcacagagaatgatcaaagctcatgtagaaacaaacaaatgaacaaaagattttctccttcatctctgtcaaacacagctgtatgacacgtttccagctgttagtatcatggttgctaggcaacctgggcagcgcgacggaggctagaccgcccatttcacaagcctcgcacttccggccttagcggtctttgagtacgcggcccttgtggaccgttaaggctgcagaccctgaattgggatacggACTCTGTCTCTTCCCAGAAATCACAGACCAGGCACATAAGTGTCGTTAGCACAGCTGGTGCAGGGTCCTCCAGTCACTCACTCTGCAGCTCTACAGACTGCTGACCTTTCACTCCTGTAACACGACCTGTTAGGACTTGCTGAGCTTTGACTTCTGGCAGTTAACAAAGTTTGAAGGTTGCTTTACTTCCTTGTAAACTACCTGGATAGAATacaaaaatctgtttaaacAGAAACAGCAGCTACCTCTCAGTGTACTGATGCTTTACTATGATCATTGTATGAATGGGCAGCAGGTGCATGTACTGGTCTGCTGTGGTTTAGTGGTCGATCTACGTTCCTACCCTGACGTTTGCCCTGAGCTGAAATGATCTTCCCCGAGGAGTTGTTACTCTCCCACACTGGAGTAGCTAAATGTCCTCTGATGGATCGCTGCAACAGTCGGGGCCGACTTAATGAATCCTCTCTGCACTGTGAGAAAACGTTTCTTCTGCTTCATACACTGTGTAACTGTGACAGCAGTGTTACTTATGTAGCTACGGCTGAGTCTATGACCACACAACAATACAGCCATAGCTACAGTACGACTGTAAAGACGACTCAGTTTACAGGTTAATAATAACGTTGTGTTGCTGTGCTGTGTGACACGTTTGTCTCATTTAAAACGTGTGTTTGTGGACAGCCTGTGTGACTTTACAGACGGATGAACGTTCGCTCTCTTTATGAAACAGCTAAGTGCTCCGTAGGCGGGGTCAAAACGGTGGCTCTGACCCCGCCCACtttaacatcacaaaaacaTGAAGCGATCACAGCAGTATGCTCCTGCTGATTGCTCAAGCATGTCTGCATGTGACCCGAAGAGGTCATCAATGAAGACACGACGCTGACAAAGTGCAAAgattctccatcacagctctgaagACCTGAATCCAAAAGCCTAACAGGGTCTATGACTGTTCAAACTTTTGACTGATTATTGCTGTCACTGATTTATTGATCAGTGTTTGAACAATTCATTTTCAACATTACATCATATGTTTACTGTAAATGTTAAAAGAACATAACTCAATGTTTTACTTACGTTTCTTGTAGCAGATGTATGTGCCTACTGCTAATCCTGCTATTGCTACTGATGCTACTGAGACAGAAACTAGACGTATGAATGCGTGCACTCCTGGATTTGTGTCTGGACCTGTGAAGAATATGACAGAACAACAGAAATGAGCTGGGCTGCTTTACCAACAACTGTAATTATTATTCAGGTTACCTTAAAATCCAGGTTAGGCTACATGAATATTTTCTCTTATTAATGAAATTCTAACAGTGACAGTGGTGTCCCataacgatgtgggcttcatagataattggcaaaccttctgggggaaacctggtcttgttaggagagacggcatccatcccactttggatggagcagctctcatttctagaaatatggacaaatttattaaaccccccaaaatatgactatccagagttgggaccaggaagcagagttgcagtcttacacgcctctctgcagcttctctcctcctgctaccccccaaaaacccatctccatagagactgtgtcagctcccaaacagacaaaaaacaaactaaaaaccagcaacaaacaacttaaacataaacaattacaaagaaagaacaatacagtatccacatctgaaccaaagagtaaaactttattaaacattcagttcatctggacgtttgcagtgggagaaacgtttcgtcatcatcaggtgacgtcttcagtttcagctgactgcaggtttccttataaacagtacatttgcataatgactgaatgcaaattctcatgaccattgatcaacaaccactgatcaattattaaatattaggtctctctcctccaagtctctgttagtacatgacttaataattgatcaacaaatcgatttactctgccttacagaaacctggttgcagcaggatgattatgttagtttaaatgaatcaacacccccgagtcattctaactaccagaaatctcgaagcacaggccgagggggaggtgtggcagcaatttttcacaccagcctattaattaatgaaagaccaagacagacttttaattcatttgaaagcctgatgcttcgcctcgtccaccccagctgtgaaactcagaaaccagtcttacttgttatcatctatcgtccacctgggccttacacagagtttctgtctgatttctcagactttttatctgattgaGTGCTCAGCTCGTCTGTAATAACACCACCACTCATTCACCTATAAGTATGTCaaagatggccccgcccctccctgagcctggttctgttggaggtttcttcctgttaaaagggagtttttccttcccactgtcaccaaagtgcttgctcatagggggtcatatgattgttgggtttttctctgtatgtattattgtagggtctaccttacaatataaagtgccctgaggcgactgttgttgtgatttggcgctgtgtaaataaaattgaagttGAAATCTGAAGGACAGCCATGTAACACTGTCAGGACAGTGATGGCAGTATCGGTGTCATCTCTGTCATAGCGTTCATCAAACATTCTGCAGGATGATCCAGCAAGGTCTTGGAGGATTTACAGGATTTCGACTCAGTGAAGTGTTTGCTGACTCAGAAAGTCCCTGATTTTTAttggcttttaatgatttttaatggcttattgcttcattttaaaaatgttcccCAGATTCTACCTGAAACTGTGTGAACATCCATCGGGGGACGGATGTACAACAGAAACATATCAGCAGCGTCCCTTCAATACTGATTAGGCTCAAACAAGCACTGAGTTTAACAAAATAGTGCTAATGTTACAACATTATCTAGCCCCGCCTCCACCAGCACTCCCACTCTGACAGATACTGGGGTTTGCTGATGCGCTGCACTCACCAGCACCATCTCTGTCTATCTTTGTGGTGGTGTTGATGCTTTGGTTGGAGCGAGGGTTGGTGATGCGGCAGGTCACCGACACCAGCTCCTTCACACTGACGGAGCTCCTGACAGTGAAGGTTCCATCCTTTGCGTCCCTCTCGTGGGTCGGTTtgtattcatgcaggtccacaTATTCACCACCGGTCGTGTTTTGACCCGACCATGACACGCTGGATTCAGGGTATCCTCCACGCGCTGTGCAGGTCACAGTGTCTGCTGTGTCAATGGTCAGGTTTATATCTCTGTAGGAAGCTGTGACAGAGGTGAACACTGTTTACACACCACAGACATTCAGagcacatcagcacaaacacttcatgcCAGAAACAAGAACATCAGAGTCAGAGCTATATGAAAAGTCTCAGGGAGACGTATTCGATCTGGACGTAAGAAGATATCTTCCTTACCTGAAACCTGCAGTGTTGAGTTGCAGCGGCGCTCACGTCTGTCTTTGAAGGAAGCCATGACCCAGAACGACTTCTGGTcgtctgcagctgtaacactgtgAAGTTTAATGGAGATGTTCCCCGATCCAAACTCAGAAGCAAAGACTGTAACTCTGTTCCTGTAGACTTCAGATGTTGTTTGTTGACACGTTTGTTCACAATGAATCAAAATGTTTTCAGTCCCGTCCTCCTGCCAGTAAAACCACTTTGGACTTGTTGGAACTGGGAGTTTACAGGTAACCAGCACAGAGCCTCCAACAGTGGCACCGAGGAGCTCCGCTCGCTGACCCGAGATGAGGGctggaaaaagaaacacaaacacatcagtAACGATGTAATTATGACATCAGTGATGTAACGCACAGTTTAAGAAAACCAGCCAAACTGTAAACAGACAGGCActgacaggaccaacttcaagtttgtttttcactatttaaagattttattttaaaaacagaaatctgATTGGTTCTTTGTGCCTCACAAACCTTTTTCCTTCTGGCTGGAGTGCAGTCTCTCACACTAGTGGCTAATTTGGGTCATTAACTTTCCCAAATTACTATCAGTTGTTTTGGATTCTCTGTATTTTTTGCGTTACTGTCCAGTCTtcaccttataatataaagctgtttttgttgctaaataaataaattgaattaaactAAGTGAAAcgtaatttaatattaaaaatctCCAGTGAGATGAGATG
This window of the Maylandia zebra isolate NMK-2024a linkage group LG16, Mzebra_GT3a, whole genome shotgun sequence genome carries:
- the LOC101484094 gene encoding CD276 antigen isoform X1, coding for MFDSVAVVVICLQHAEVEQLLSVSPTPCNPADMLTAGLVVGLLGALISGQRAELLGATVGGSVLVTCKLPVPTSPKWFYWQEDGTENILIHCEQTCQQTTSEVYRNRVTVFASEFGSGNISIKLHSVTAADDQKSFWVMASFKDRRERRCNSTLQVSASYRDINLTIDTADTVTCTARGGYPESSVSWSGQNTTGGEYVDLHEYKPTHERDAKDGTFTVRSSVSVKELVSVTCRITNPRSNQSINTTTKIDRDGAGPDTNPGVHAFIRLVSVSVASVAIAGLAVGTYICYKKRCKSGDESNGQLNGEQPGGENHADQQMELQEESQEAANEGSRDDEDPQDEDEWGDAHRDNVDQNLLDGAENQEHRPAGGAEQGGGSVHANTD
- the LOC101484094 gene encoding CD276 antigen isoform X2: MLTAGLVVGLLGALISGQRAELLGATVGGSVLVTCKLPVPTSPKWFYWQEDGTENILIHCEQTCQQTTSEVYRNRVTVFASEFGSGNISIKLHSVTAADDQKSFWVMASFKDRRERRCNSTLQVSASYRDINLTIDTADTVTCTARGGYPESSVSWSGQNTTGGEYVDLHEYKPTHERDAKDGTFTVRSSVSVKELVSVTCRITNPRSNQSINTTTKIDRDGAGPDTNPGVHAFIRLVSVSVASVAIAGLAVGTYICYKKRCKSGDESNGQLNGEQPGGENHADQQMELQEESQEAANEGSRDDEDPQDEDEWGDAHRDNVDQNLLDGAENQEHRPAGGAEQGGGSVHANTD